A region of Massilia sp. WG5 DNA encodes the following proteins:
- a CDS encoding efflux RND transporter periplasmic adaptor subunit encodes MLRKTLLVLAIASALAACGKSKEPAKPATATAQAGAAKDGKAVQLLVSSEDVLTVQSNALASGPVITGSIQPERKADLRAEVSAVVLQVLKENGEPVKRGDVLVKLDETSIRDSLMSAEASARAADQAFDQSTRALERLKTLRASGMASAQALDDAEVRRNSAQSEVSAARARLVAARQQVGRTVVRAPFDGIVSDRKVSAGDTAAIGKELLKVIDPTSMRFEGRVSADKIAAVKVGQPVMFRINGYGEQQFAGIVRRIDPAANDVTRQVEVLVGFQGAAQPRVAGLYAEGRIDAEVSDALTLPEAALVKAGDKTFAWKVKGNALAKADLAVGARDPRTGNFEIKGGLAVGDTVLRHPSANLKDGQKVELAAARVASAGNGEAQGK; translated from the coding sequence ATGCTGCGCAAAACCCTACTCGTCCTTGCCATTGCCTCGGCGCTTGCTGCCTGTGGTAAATCCAAGGAACCCGCCAAGCCGGCGACTGCCACCGCGCAGGCCGGCGCCGCAAAGGATGGCAAGGCCGTCCAGCTGCTGGTGTCGTCGGAAGACGTGCTGACGGTGCAGAGCAATGCGCTGGCGTCGGGACCCGTGATCACCGGCTCGATCCAGCCCGAACGCAAGGCCGACCTGCGCGCCGAAGTCTCGGCCGTCGTCCTGCAGGTGCTGAAGGAGAACGGCGAGCCGGTCAAGCGCGGCGACGTGCTGGTCAAGCTCGACGAGACCTCGATCCGCGACAGCCTGATGTCGGCCGAAGCCTCGGCGCGCGCCGCCGACCAGGCCTTCGACCAGTCGACCCGCGCGCTGGAGCGCCTGAAGACCCTGCGCGCTTCCGGCATGGCCTCGGCCCAGGCCCTCGACGACGCCGAGGTGCGCCGCAACAGCGCCCAGAGCGAAGTCTCGGCCGCCAGGGCGCGCCTGGTGGCGGCGCGCCAGCAGGTCGGCCGCACCGTGGTCCGCGCTCCCTTCGACGGCATCGTTTCCGACCGCAAGGTTTCGGCCGGCGACACCGCCGCCATCGGCAAGGAATTGCTGAAAGTGATCGACCCGACCAGCATGCGCTTCGAAGGCCGCGTCTCGGCCGACAAGATCGCTGCCGTGAAGGTCGGCCAGCCGGTCATGTTCCGCATCAACGGCTATGGCGAGCAGCAGTTCGCCGGCATCGTCCGCCGCATCGATCCGGCCGCCAACGACGTCACCCGCCAGGTCGAGGTGCTGGTCGGCTTCCAGGGCGCGGCCCAGCCGCGCGTGGCCGGCCTGTATGCCGAGGGCCGCATCGATGCCGAGGTGAGCGACGCCCTGACCCTGCCGGAAGCGGCGCTGGTCAAGGCCGGCGACAAGACCTTTGCCTGGAAGGTCAAGGGCAACGCCCTGGCCAAGGCCGACCTGGCGGTGGGCGCGCGCGATCCGCGCACCGGCAACTTCGAGATCAAGGGCGGCCTGGCGGTCGGCGACACCGTGCTGCGCCACCCGAGCGCCAACCTGAAGGACGGCCAGAAGGTCGAGCTGGCGGCCGCCAGGGTGGCGAGCGCCGGCAACGGCGAAGCCCAGGGCAAATAA
- a CDS encoding efflux RND transporter permease subunit: MFLSNFSVKKPVATIVLIIAMMAMGLYALSKLRVNNEPDVQIPILVVTVPYPGASPETSEREIVNRLEKQMQAISGVTEARAYANEGSATIVLQFDFKRNLIEASDDVRNAIAAVRYKLPIEMREPVLRRVDPSAQPIMNLSLNSTTQSHAELSRLAEDVLADRFRGIDGVADVQVGGSLKRELSVLLHAEKLREYNVSVSDVTNALSRQNTNAPVGKVRGPLEEKGIRLVGRIERPDDFSQVVVKRNGDTVVRLNQVADIKDGFADIDSMSVRSGKPDVGISIVRSREASTVAIAKRVNEMIAEVRKELPAGTKLEVTWDGGESAQDSLNNVIESLVFGAVLTIFVVYAFLNSWRSTLITALSLPTSVLAAFIAVWLCGFTLNFMTLLGLSLAIGVLIDDAIVVRENIVRHMESGEDRRTAALNGTAEIGMAVASTTFSIMAVFIPVAFMGGIAGEWFRPFALTVTCSVAVSLLISFTLDPMMSAFWGDPPGHHHAPKKGLEKYLAKFNTWFDHQADRYGNVIAWALHHRRWMAFIALLALAGAIGLHMWKGGVAFQPKMDQGQIKIEVRTPASSSVDYARLKMEEAAAIARTLPETKDTNSSINVNGGSIYVDIGKRRERKRSAAEVAIALREKISRLVGAEYVVMDDLSGNGKPVSIDFTGPDSRKLMEMTSRYMEKLRQVPGAVDVTLSQQDPKDELQIEMDRGLANSMGIAVGDAASALRVAFAGIEVGDWVDPTGQSRDVAVRLHPSDRVGTDNIERLPIPVAGTNMMVPLDQIAKITMGKGPAAISHRDGKRVVTVTANAQGRSNGEVMADAMKLAKSMDFPPGYGLAVGGQSKVMNEVFTNLGIGLISGIGLMYLILVMQFGSFTAPLGVMMSLPLSLIGVVLALILTGGTLNMMSFIGIIMLMGLVAKNAILLLDAARSREAEGMDREEALMAAGRARLRPILMTTFALIAGMLPVALALGDSGEFYQPLAISIIGGTITSTMLTLLVVPTFYDSIEIARDRMAAKFHRRVARFSVLPAFVMTFVEAILTIVLVRFVFRMIVKAGRFATGRRGPVTA; this comes from the coding sequence ATGTTCCTTTCCAATTTCAGCGTCAAGAAGCCGGTCGCCACGATCGTGCTGATCATCGCGATGATGGCCATGGGCCTGTATGCCCTGTCCAAGCTGCGCGTGAACAACGAGCCGGACGTGCAGATCCCGATCCTGGTGGTGACGGTTCCGTATCCCGGCGCCTCGCCCGAGACCAGCGAGCGGGAGATCGTCAACCGCCTCGAAAAGCAGATGCAGGCGATCAGCGGCGTGACCGAGGCGCGCGCCTACGCCAACGAGGGCAGCGCGACCATCGTGCTGCAGTTCGACTTCAAGCGTAACCTCATCGAAGCATCGGACGACGTGCGCAACGCGATCGCCGCGGTGCGCTACAAGCTGCCGATCGAGATGCGCGAGCCGGTGCTGCGGCGGGTCGATCCGTCGGCGCAGCCGATCATGAACCTGTCGCTGAACTCGACCACCCAGAGCCACGCCGAGCTGTCGCGCCTGGCCGAGGACGTGCTGGCCGACCGCTTCCGCGGCATCGACGGCGTGGCCGACGTGCAGGTCGGCGGTTCGCTCAAGCGCGAACTGTCGGTGCTGCTGCACGCGGAGAAGCTGCGCGAATACAACGTGTCCGTCAGCGACGTGACCAACGCGCTGTCGCGCCAGAACACCAACGCCCCGGTGGGCAAGGTGCGCGGCCCGCTGGAAGAGAAGGGCATCCGCCTGGTCGGCCGCATCGAACGGCCCGATGACTTCTCGCAGGTGGTGGTCAAGCGCAACGGCGACACCGTGGTGCGCCTGAACCAGGTGGCCGACATCAAGGACGGCTTCGCCGACATCGACAGCATGTCGGTACGCAGCGGCAAGCCCGACGTCGGCATCTCGATCGTGCGCTCACGCGAAGCCTCCACCGTGGCGATCGCCAAGCGGGTCAACGAGATGATCGCCGAGGTCCGCAAGGAACTACCGGCCGGCACCAAGCTGGAAGTGACCTGGGACGGCGGCGAGTCGGCCCAGGACAGCCTGAACAACGTGATCGAATCGCTGGTGTTCGGCGCGGTGCTGACCATCTTCGTGGTGTACGCCTTCCTGAACTCGTGGCGCTCGACCCTGATCACCGCGTTGTCGCTGCCGACCTCGGTGCTGGCGGCCTTCATCGCAGTCTGGCTGTGCGGCTTCACGCTCAACTTCATGACCCTGCTCGGGCTCTCGCTGGCGATCGGTGTACTGATCGACGATGCCATCGTGGTGCGCGAAAACATCGTACGCCATATGGAGAGCGGCGAGGACCGCCGCACCGCGGCCCTGAACGGCACCGCCGAGATCGGCATGGCCGTCGCCTCGACGACCTTCTCGATCATGGCCGTGTTCATCCCGGTCGCCTTCATGGGCGGCATCGCCGGCGAATGGTTCCGTCCGTTCGCGCTGACCGTGACCTGCTCGGTCGCGGTGTCGCTGCTGATCTCGTTCACGCTCGACCCGATGATGTCGGCCTTCTGGGGCGACCCACCGGGCCACCACCATGCGCCGAAAAAAGGCCTGGAAAAATACCTGGCGAAGTTCAACACCTGGTTCGACCACCAGGCCGACCGCTACGGCAACGTCATCGCCTGGGCCCTGCATCACCGCCGCTGGATGGCATTCATCGCGCTGCTGGCGCTGGCCGGCGCCATCGGCCTGCACATGTGGAAGGGCGGCGTGGCCTTCCAGCCGAAGATGGACCAGGGCCAGATCAAGATCGAAGTCCGTACCCCGGCCTCGTCCTCGGTCGACTATGCGCGCCTGAAGATGGAAGAGGCGGCGGCGATCGCGCGCACCTTGCCGGAGACCAAGGATACCAACAGCTCGATCAACGTGAACGGCGGCTCGATCTACGTCGACATCGGCAAGCGCCGCGAACGCAAGCGCAGCGCGGCCGAGGTTGCGATCGCCCTGCGTGAAAAGATCAGCCGCCTGGTGGGCGCCGAATATGTCGTGATGGATGACCTGAGCGGCAACGGCAAGCCGGTGTCGATCGACTTCACCGGCCCCGACTCGCGCAAGCTGATGGAAATGACCTCGCGCTACATGGAAAAGCTGCGCCAGGTGCCGGGCGCGGTCGACGTCACCCTGTCGCAGCAGGATCCGAAGGACGAGCTGCAGATCGAGATGGACCGCGGCCTGGCCAACTCGATGGGCATCGCGGTGGGCGACGCCGCCAGCGCGCTGCGCGTGGCCTTCGCCGGCATCGAGGTGGGCGACTGGGTCGACCCGACCGGCCAGAGCCGCGATGTGGCGGTGCGCCTGCACCCGAGCGACCGGGTCGGCACCGACAACATCGAGCGCCTGCCGATTCCGGTCGCGGGTACGAACATGATGGTGCCGCTCGACCAGATCGCGAAGATCACGATGGGCAAGGGACCGGCAGCTATTTCGCACCGTGACGGCAAGCGCGTGGTCACCGTCACCGCCAACGCCCAGGGCCGCTCGAACGGCGAAGTGATGGCGGACGCGATGAAGCTGGCCAAGTCGATGGACTTCCCGCCGGGCTACGGCCTGGCGGTGGGCGGCCAGAGCAAGGTCATGAACGAGGTGTTCACCAACCTGGGCATCGGCCTGATCTCCGGCATCGGTCTGATGTACCTGATCCTGGTGATGCAGTTCGGCTCCTTCACCGCGCCGCTGGGCGTGATGATGTCGCTGCCGCTGTCGCTGATCGGCGTGGTGCTGGCGCTGATCCTGACCGGGGGCACCCTGAACATGATGAGCTTCATCGGCATCATCATGCTGATGGGCCTGGTAGCCAAGAACGCGATCCTGCTGCTGGATGCGGCGCGTTCGCGGGAAGCCGAGGGCATGGACCGCGAAGAGGCGCTGATGGCCGCCGGCCGCGCGCGCCTGCGTCCGATCCTGATGACGACCTTCGCGCTGATCGCCGGCATGCTGCCGGTGGCGCTGGCCCTGGGAGACTCGGGCGAGTTCTATCAGCCGCTGGCCATCTCCATCATCGGCGGCACGATCACTTCGACGATGCTGACCCTGCTGGTCGTGCCGACCTTCTACGACAGCATCGAGATCGCCCGTGACCGCATGGCCGCCAAGTTCCACCGCCGCGTGGCGCGCTTCTCGGTGCTGCCGGCTTTCGTGATGACCTTCGTGGAAGCGATCCTCACCATCGTGCTGGTGCGCTTCGTGTTCCGCATGATCGTCAAGGCGGGCCGCTTCGCGACCGGCCGCCGGGGCCCCGTGACTGCCTGA
- a CDS encoding NAD(P)H-hydrate dehydratase → MTLHTHARPRDLDAPLLRTWPLPMPSGEADKEERGHVLVLGGSREMPGAVILAAVAALRAGAGKLTVATGNSVAQLVALAIPESRVLGLAENEAGGFTDEAVAALDPLADRINAILIGPGMQDEEATARLVHALLPRLLGTDTRVMLDANAMGAILHPPGGVNPPFRFGVPVLVTPHAGEMAHLTGIAKEDIAGGADRIALEAAQRWNAVVALKGARTVIATPQGERWQHEGGNVGLATSGSGDVLAGIVAGLAARGADLAQAVAWGVVLHAQAGERLALRLGKIGYLARELSDEVPSLLEQAAAEPADAAQRPSGNFAGGLRAEP, encoded by the coding sequence ATGACGCTGCACACCCACGCCCGTCCGCGCGATCTCGATGCACCCCTGCTGCGGACCTGGCCGCTGCCGATGCCGTCGGGCGAAGCCGACAAGGAAGAACGCGGCCACGTACTGGTCCTCGGCGGTTCGCGCGAGATGCCGGGCGCCGTGATCCTGGCCGCCGTCGCCGCCCTGCGCGCCGGCGCCGGCAAGCTCACGGTCGCCACCGGCAACAGCGTGGCCCAGCTGGTCGCGCTGGCGATTCCCGAATCGCGCGTGCTCGGCCTGGCCGAAAACGAGGCCGGCGGCTTCACCGACGAGGCCGTGGCCGCGCTCGATCCGCTGGCCGACCGCATCAACGCCATCCTGATCGGCCCCGGCATGCAGGACGAGGAAGCGACCGCGCGCCTGGTGCACGCACTGCTGCCGCGCCTGCTCGGCACCGATACCCGCGTCATGCTGGACGCGAATGCGATGGGCGCGATCCTGCATCCGCCGGGCGGCGTCAACCCACCCTTCCGCTTCGGCGTTCCGGTACTGGTAACGCCGCACGCGGGCGAGATGGCGCACCTGACCGGCATCGCCAAGGAAGACATCGCAGGCGGCGCCGACCGCATCGCGCTCGAGGCGGCGCAGCGCTGGAATGCGGTGGTCGCACTGAAGGGCGCGCGCACCGTGATCGCCACGCCGCAGGGCGAGCGCTGGCAGCATGAAGGCGGCAACGTCGGGCTGGCAACCTCGGGCTCGGGCGACGTACTGGCGGGCATCGTCGCCGGACTGGCGGCGCGCGGCGCCGACCTGGCCCAGGCCGTGGCCTGGGGCGTGGTGCTGCATGCGCAGGCGGGCGAGCGCCTCGCGCTGCGTCTCGGAAAAATCGGATATCTGGCGCGGGAACTGTCGGACGAAGTCCCCTCGCTGCTGGAACAAGCCGCCGCCGAACCGGCCGACGCGGCGCAACGACCATCCGGCAACTTCGCCGGGGGACTAAGGGCTGAACCTTAG
- a CDS encoding histidine phosphatase family protein, whose amino-acid sequence MDQKWPQEIWLVRHGQSAGNVARDAAEAAAGLHIDIAERDVDVPLSDLGRQQSQALGAWFAALPAHEQPNVVLYSPYVRAVQTAQLLMQRLEREELVAVHADERLREKEFGILDRLTVRGIAEQFPDLYEQRRHVGKFYFRPPGGESWCDVILRLRSVLDTLTREYCRERVLIVGHQVIVNCFRYLLERMDEATILEQDRLGDVPNCSVTSYSFDPSLGKRGKLAVRLVNFVAPLEDTGTPVTTGKDVPTAAKA is encoded by the coding sequence ATGGACCAAAAGTGGCCTCAGGAAATCTGGCTAGTCAGGCATGGACAGAGCGCGGGCAACGTGGCGCGCGATGCCGCCGAGGCAGCGGCCGGCTTGCATATCGATATCGCCGAGCGCGATGTCGACGTGCCCCTTTCCGATCTCGGCAGGCAGCAGTCGCAGGCGCTGGGCGCCTGGTTCGCGGCCCTGCCCGCGCACGAGCAGCCGAACGTGGTGCTGTACTCGCCGTATGTGCGCGCAGTCCAGACCGCACAGCTCCTGATGCAGCGCCTCGAGCGCGAGGAACTGGTCGCCGTGCATGCCGACGAACGCCTGCGTGAAAAGGAATTCGGCATCCTCGACCGCCTGACCGTGCGCGGCATCGCCGAACAGTTTCCCGACCTGTACGAACAGCGCCGCCACGTTGGCAAGTTCTATTTCCGTCCGCCCGGCGGCGAGAGCTGGTGCGACGTCATCCTGCGCCTGCGCAGCGTACTCGACACCCTGACCCGCGAGTACTGCCGCGAGCGCGTGCTGATCGTCGGCCACCAGGTCATCGTCAACTGCTTCCGCTACCTGCTGGAGCGCATGGACGAGGCCACCATCCTGGAGCAGGATCGCCTGGGCGATGTGCCGAACTGCTCGGTCACCTCCTATTCCTTCGATCCGTCGCTAGGCAAGCGCGGCAAGCTTGCAGTGCGGCTGGTCAATTTCGTCGCACCACTCGAAGACACCGGCACACCCGTTACCACCGGCAAGGATGTGCCGACGGCGGCCAAGGCCTGA
- a CDS encoding L-cystine transporter: protein MSIQLILNLAIALAVCALLFVFQQRHVSFTKRVFTGLGLGVLLGAGFQAVYGLGSPVIADTNAWLDVIGSGYVKLLQMIIIPLIMVSIIQAILKLRDASSLGKISALTIGTLMLTTAIAASIGILMAKLYGLSAVGLTSSAAEVARGAYLEGKLATAQQLSLPNTILSFIPENPFLDMTGARNTSTIAVVLFSIFIGVAATGIAGKKPDVFESFSHFVHVAHVIVMRMVTMVLRLTPFGVFALITQVLAKSSLQDILNLIGFVMASYSALIVMFVVHLAIVSGLGLNPARYVKKIFPVLVFAFTSRTSAGSIPMNVQTQTARLGTPEGIANFAASFGSMMGQNGCAGIYPAMLAVMIAPTVGIDPYTSAFLLPLIGIVTIGSVGVAGVGGGATFAALIVLSALNLPVALAGLLISIEPLIDMGRTALNVSGSITAGTVASRVLGQTDMRVFNSDAAINLDGDEQVA from the coding sequence ATGAGCATCCAACTGATCCTGAACCTGGCCATCGCCCTTGCCGTCTGCGCCCTGCTGTTTGTCTTCCAGCAGCGCCATGTCTCCTTCACCAAGCGGGTCTTCACCGGCCTGGGTCTGGGCGTGCTGCTGGGCGCCGGCTTCCAGGCGGTCTACGGCCTTGGCTCCCCGGTCATCGCCGACACCAACGCCTGGCTCGACGTGATCGGCAGCGGCTACGTGAAGCTGCTGCAGATGATCATCATCCCGCTGATCATGGTCTCGATCATCCAGGCCATCCTGAAGCTGCGCGACGCCTCTTCGCTGGGCAAGATCAGCGCGCTCACGATCGGCACCCTGATGCTTACCACGGCCATCGCCGCCAGCATCGGCATCCTGATGGCCAAGCTGTACGGCCTGTCCGCGGTCGGCCTGACCTCGAGCGCGGCCGAAGTCGCGCGCGGCGCCTACCTCGAAGGCAAGCTGGCGACCGCCCAGCAGCTCTCGCTGCCGAATACCATCCTCTCCTTCATCCCGGAAAATCCCTTCCTCGACATGACCGGGGCGCGCAACACCTCGACCATCGCCGTGGTGCTGTTCTCGATCTTCATCGGCGTCGCCGCCACCGGGATCGCCGGCAAGAAGCCGGACGTGTTCGAATCCTTCAGCCATTTCGTGCACGTCGCCCACGTGATCGTGATGCGCATGGTGACCATGGTGCTGCGCCTGACGCCGTTCGGTGTGTTCGCCCTGATCACCCAGGTGCTCGCCAAGTCCAGCCTGCAGGACATCCTGAACCTGATCGGCTTCGTGATGGCCTCGTACAGCGCGTTGATCGTGATGTTCGTCGTGCACCTGGCGATCGTGTCCGGCCTCGGCCTGAATCCGGCGCGCTACGTGAAGAAGATCTTCCCGGTGCTGGTGTTCGCCTTCACTTCGCGCACCTCGGCCGGCAGCATTCCGATGAACGTGCAGACCCAGACCGCGCGCCTCGGCACGCCCGAGGGCATCGCCAATTTCGCCGCCTCCTTCGGTTCGATGATGGGCCAGAACGGCTGCGCCGGCATCTACCCGGCCATGCTGGCGGTGATGATCGCCCCGACCGTCGGCATCGACCCGTACACCAGCGCCTTCCTGCTGCCGCTGATCGGCATCGTCACCATCGGTTCGGTGGGCGTGGCCGGGGTCGGCGGCGGCGCCACCTTCGCCGCCCTGATCGTGCTGTCGGCGCTGAACCTGCCGGTGGCGCTGGCCGGCCTGCTGATCTCGATCGAACCGCTGATCGACATGGGCCGCACCGCCCTCAACGTCAGCGGCTCCATCACCGCCGGCACCGTGGCCAGCCGCGTGCTCGGCCAGACCGACATGCGCGTCTTCAACAGCGACGCCGCCATCAACCTGGACGGCGACGAACAGGTCGCCTGA
- a CDS encoding 5'-nucleotidase → MPLDLSDTLVVGISATALFDLAEADAVFKAKYAKNPQSALEEYRAYMLERENEPLRDGTGMPLVRALLGLNRFAPSESRPLVEVVVMSRNSPETGVRVFNNIRSRGLAISRHAFTGGQSVVDYLDAFAVDLFLTTNVEDAQRIIDAQACAAAVLKPPPSTGEAPLEDQVRIAFDGDAVLFDDSSELVYKTEGLGRFHTVEDEKQNEPMKDGPYAILLRKLARLQQSLPFGADTSPVRIAIVTARSAPAEMRVINTLRHWGVYVNEIFFLGGVPKSKVVKAFRAHIFFDDQDLHLDPVAKHVPSGRVPYRSDSPLFTPPLGIELADEPPLLVEKLETN, encoded by the coding sequence ATGCCCCTCGACCTCTCAGACACCCTCGTCGTCGGCATCTCCGCCACCGCCCTGTTCGACCTGGCCGAAGCGGACGCCGTCTTTAAAGCCAAGTACGCGAAGAACCCGCAAAGCGCGCTCGAGGAGTACCGCGCCTACATGCTGGAACGCGAAAACGAGCCCTTGCGCGATGGCACCGGCATGCCGCTGGTGCGCGCCCTGCTCGGCCTGAACCGCTTCGCGCCGTCCGAATCCAGGCCGCTGGTCGAAGTCGTGGTCATGTCGCGCAACAGCCCCGAGACCGGGGTGCGGGTCTTCAACAACATCCGCTCGCGCGGCCTGGCCATCTCGCGCCATGCCTTTACCGGCGGGCAGTCGGTGGTCGATTACCTGGACGCCTTCGCGGTCGACCTGTTCCTGACCACCAACGTCGAAGACGCCCAGCGCATCATCGACGCCCAGGCCTGCGCCGCCGCCGTGCTGAAGCCGCCGCCGAGCACGGGCGAGGCGCCGCTCGAAGACCAGGTGCGCATCGCCTTCGACGGCGACGCCGTGCTGTTCGACGATTCAAGCGAACTGGTCTACAAGACCGAGGGCCTGGGCCGCTTCCACACGGTCGAGGACGAAAAGCAGAACGAACCGATGAAGGACGGGCCGTATGCGATCCTGCTGCGCAAGCTGGCCAGGCTGCAGCAAAGCCTGCCCTTCGGCGCGGATACCTCACCGGTGCGCATCGCCATCGTCACCGCACGCAGCGCGCCGGCCGAGATGCGGGTCATCAATACCCTGCGCCACTGGGGGGTCTATGTGAACGAGATCTTCTTCCTCGGCGGCGTGCCCAAGTCGAAGGTGGTGAAGGCTTTCCGCGCCCATATCTTCTTCGACGACCAGGACCTGCACCTCGATCCGGTCGCCAAGCATGTGCCGTCCGGCCGCGTGCCCTACCGCTCGGACTCCCCGCTGTTCACCCCGCCGCTGGGCATCGAACTGGCCGACGAGCCGCCGCTGCTGGTCGAAAAGCTCGAAACCAACTGA
- the ybgF gene encoding tol-pal system protein YbgF yields MIKPSQSRLAAIALAFAAWLPLHASAGLLDDDEARRAILDLRAKFDALSRDVNTRLDTKSDKNATLEMLNQQEQTMQEIARLRGQLEVLANQIATAQKSQKDLYADLDARIRKLEPHQETIDGQTAEVMPGEKKSYDTAMELFKSGDYKAAAGALQDFVRRFPTSAYAANAQYWLGNAYYAQRDYKNAIAAQEAVVSNYGTSSKAPDAMLNIASNYIELKDKKNAKKVLQQLVSKFPDTSAAATAKDRLAALK; encoded by the coding sequence ATGATCAAACCGTCCCAGTCCCGCCTTGCGGCCATCGCCCTCGCCTTCGCCGCCTGGCTGCCCCTGCACGCGAGCGCCGGCCTGCTCGACGACGATGAAGCGCGCCGCGCCATCCTCGACCTGCGCGCCAAATTCGATGCGCTGTCGCGCGACGTCAACACGCGCCTCGACACCAAATCGGACAAGAACGCCACCCTCGAAATGCTGAACCAGCAAGAGCAGACGATGCAGGAAATCGCCCGCCTGCGCGGCCAGCTCGAAGTGCTGGCGAACCAGATCGCGACTGCGCAGAAGAGCCAGAAGGACCTGTACGCCGACCTCGATGCCCGCATCCGCAAGCTCGAGCCGCACCAGGAAACCATCGACGGCCAGACCGCCGAGGTGATGCCGGGCGAGAAAAAGTCTTACGACACCGCGATGGAACTGTTCAAGTCGGGCGACTACAAGGCCGCCGCCGGCGCGCTGCAGGATTTCGTGCGCCGCTTCCCGACCTCGGCCTACGCCGCCAACGCCCAGTACTGGCTCGGCAACGCCTACTACGCCCAGCGCGACTACAAGAACGCGATCGCAGCCCAGGAAGCGGTGGTCTCGAACTACGGCACCAGCAGCAAGGCGCCGGACGCGATGCTCAACATCGCCAGCAACTACATCGAGCTGAAGGACAAGAAGAACGCCAAGAAGGTGCTGCAGCAGCTGGTCTCGAAGTTCCCGGACACCTCGGCCGCCGCCACCGCCAAGGACCGCCTGGCCGCGCTGAAGTAA
- the pal gene encoding peptidoglycan-associated lipoprotein Pal: MRNIKTVAFIASAAALLSACSSTKLQETPVVEKTPVAQAAPADTSRDIRPVETGTVDPLNDPKGVLANRSVYFDFDSYVVRDDGKPVVENHSAYLTKHKERKVLIQGNTDERGGTEYNLALGQKRAEAVRKSMAALGVSDNQMEAVSLGEEKPKATGSNEAAWAENRRADIVYQ; the protein is encoded by the coding sequence ATGCGCAACATTAAAACTGTAGCCTTCATCGCTTCGGCCGCCGCCCTGCTGTCGGCCTGCTCGTCGACCAAACTGCAAGAAACCCCGGTCGTCGAAAAGACCCCGGTTGCCCAGGCAGCCCCGGCCGACACCAGCCGTGACATCCGTCCGGTCGAGACCGGCACCGTCGATCCGCTGAACGACCCGAAAGGCGTTCTGGCAAACCGCAGCGTCTACTTCGACTTCGACAGCTACGTCGTGCGCGACGACGGCAAGCCGGTCGTCGAGAACCACTCGGCTTACCTGACCAAGCACAAAGAGCGTAAAGTGCTGATCCAAGGTAACACCGACGAGCGCGGCGGCACCGAGTACAACCTGGCCCTGGGCCAGAAGCGCGCCGAAGCCGTGCGCAAGTCGATGGCCGCCCTGGGCGTGTCGGACAACCAGATGGAAGCCGTGTCGCTGGGCGAAGAAAAGCCGAAGGCAACCGGCAGCAACGAAGCGGCTTGGGCTGAAAACCGCCGCGCCGACATCGTCTATCAATAA